A window of Phyllobacterium sp. T1293 contains these coding sequences:
- a CDS encoding PhzF family phenazine biosynthesis protein, translating to MPELTMYQVDAFTSELFRGNPAAVLVLEDWLPVATMQNIASENNLAETAFVRPNGCGFDLRWFTPVHEVEFCGHATLATSHVLVHELGSKGQLVFETRIGTLRVDPKETGYQLDFPSFPPETVADIPAPLKTNFGNGPIRAFRNFENMFVELANEQAVVDFIPDLAEIVKLQGQGLVVTAKGDEHDFVSRYFAPFAGIPEDPVTGSTHATLVPYWAEKLGKTKLSAFQRSSRGGHLLCELKGDRVLLTGSAVTFMKAQIYLP from the coding sequence ATGCCCGAATTGACGATGTATCAGGTCGATGCCTTTACCTCAGAGCTTTTCCGCGGCAATCCAGCCGCCGTTCTGGTGCTGGAGGACTGGCTGCCTGTAGCAACCATGCAAAACATTGCCAGCGAGAACAATCTGGCTGAAACGGCGTTTGTGCGGCCCAATGGCTGTGGATTTGACCTGCGCTGGTTCACGCCGGTGCATGAGGTGGAGTTCTGTGGTCATGCCACGCTGGCAACATCGCACGTTCTCGTGCATGAGCTTGGCAGCAAAGGCCAGCTTGTCTTCGAAACGCGTATTGGAACGCTGCGGGTTGACCCCAAAGAAACGGGCTATCAGCTTGATTTTCCAAGTTTTCCGCCTGAAACAGTGGCAGATATTCCTGCCCCGCTCAAAACCAATTTTGGCAATGGGCCAATCAGGGCGTTTCGCAATTTCGAGAATATGTTTGTCGAGTTGGCCAATGAGCAAGCCGTCGTCGACTTTATCCCCGACCTGGCGGAAATCGTGAAATTGCAAGGGCAAGGACTTGTTGTGACGGCCAAAGGCGACGAACACGATTTTGTTTCGCGCTACTTTGCGCCTTTTGCCGGTATTCCCGAAGATCCTGTCACCGGTTCCACCCACGCAACACTGGTGCCTTACTGGGCGGAGAAACTCGGCAAGACAAAACTGTCAGCCTTCCAGCGCTCCAGCCGTGGCGGACATCTCCTGTGCGAACTGAAAGGCGACCGCGTTCTCCTGACAGGTTCCGCGGTCACCTTCATGAAAGCGCAAATTTACCTGCCCTGA